The Leptospira bouyouniensis genome window below encodes:
- a CDS encoding MBOAT family O-acyltransferase has product MLFNTFVFFLFFIVVYSVFLGFGWFAKKQKWAYRAQNIWLLFASYFFYGWWEWFFLTLILVSTIIDYVAARFIESSEHQFRRRIYLSVSIFANLGLLFTMKYYDFFAVNLIDSWNQIAIWLGSTPATDSSTYLLKNIVLPVGISFYTFQTMSYTIDVYRKQIKAERDFFDFALFVNFFPQLVAGPIERAQDLLPQLKRPKFPTMDGVQKGLYDILLGYFMKVYVADNLATYVDQVFFAGKSFYVQNPEIIQAMDGSQVFVGGFLFLTQIYCDFAGYSFIALGISRLLGVTLTVNFDSPEFSKTPTEFWNRWHVTLNRWFRDYIYISLGGSKYGKFAQYRNLCIIFFLSGLWHGANWTFITWGCLQGVYTIIYLVGFSNKKDDLGVNSNESSSSITSKFSAILSGTFSRILVYSLVSFSAVAFRSYDANMMVVYLQKFLSFWTWDLSPNNNVKNMFGLWEEYFKIFLPLLVIDGITYFKKERYWIFLTHPIIQTFVLSFMAFLILTRGVFGKEVIYFAF; this is encoded by the coding sequence ATGCTTTTTAATACCTTTGTCTTTTTTCTATTCTTTATTGTCGTGTATTCGGTCTTTTTAGGCTTTGGATGGTTTGCCAAAAAACAGAAATGGGCATATCGTGCGCAAAACATTTGGTTACTTTTTGCTTCTTATTTTTTCTACGGATGGTGGGAGTGGTTCTTCCTAACCCTTATCTTAGTCAGTACGATCATCGACTATGTAGCAGCCAGATTCATTGAATCCTCCGAACACCAATTCCGAAGAAGGATTTATCTATCAGTTTCCATTTTTGCTAATTTGGGCCTTCTTTTTACAATGAAATACTATGATTTTTTTGCAGTGAATCTCATCGATTCCTGGAACCAAATCGCCATATGGCTTGGTAGCACACCCGCAACCGATTCGAGTACATACCTTTTGAAAAACATTGTACTCCCTGTTGGGATTAGTTTTTATACCTTCCAAACCATGTCGTATACGATCGATGTGTATAGAAAACAAATCAAAGCAGAACGTGATTTTTTTGATTTTGCATTGTTTGTCAATTTTTTCCCACAACTTGTGGCAGGGCCCATCGAAAGAGCACAAGATTTACTCCCTCAGTTGAAACGACCAAAGTTCCCGACTATGGATGGTGTACAAAAAGGTTTGTACGACATCTTACTTGGTTACTTTATGAAAGTATATGTAGCTGATAATTTAGCAACATATGTTGACCAAGTTTTTTTTGCAGGGAAATCATTTTATGTTCAAAATCCCGAAATCATCCAAGCAATGGATGGCTCACAAGTGTTTGTGGGTGGGTTTTTATTTTTGACACAAATCTATTGTGACTTTGCAGGTTATTCCTTTATTGCACTAGGAATTTCAAGATTACTTGGTGTGACACTCACAGTCAATTTTGATAGCCCCGAGTTTTCTAAAACTCCGACTGAGTTTTGGAATCGGTGGCATGTAACATTGAATCGATGGTTTCGTGATTATATTTATATCTCTCTTGGAGGCAGTAAGTACGGAAAGTTCGCTCAATACAGAAATTTATGTATCATATTTTTCTTATCAGGGCTTTGGCATGGTGCCAATTGGACATTCATCACTTGGGGTTGTTTACAAGGTGTTTATACAATCATCTACCTAGTGGGTTTTTCCAATAAGAAGGATGATTTGGGTGTGAATTCAAATGAATCTTCTTCTTCCATTACTTCAAAGTTTTCAGCAATTCTTTCTGGAACTTTTAGTCGTATCTTAGTCTATTCACTTGTTTCGTTTAGTGCCGTTGCTTTCCGATCGTATGATGCTAATATGATGGTCGTTTATCTCCAAAAATTTCTTTCTTTTTGGACTTGGGATTTGTCACCGAACAATAATGTAAAAAATATGTTTGGGTTATGGGAAGAGTATTTTAAAATATTCCTACCTCTTCTAGTCATAGATGGGATCACTTATTTCAAAAAAGAAAGGTATTGGATATTTTTGACTCATCCCATTATCCAAACTTTTGTATTATCGTTTATGGCGTTTCTTATCCTCACAAGAGGTGTATTTGGAAAAGAGGTAATTTACTTTGCGTTCTAA
- a CDS encoding DUF1574 domain-containing protein: MRSKFLGIGLTLLFFLVLEIVVRLTGIHYLEQPEIFFVNLKKNFVESGKGDADILVLGDSRSMALSGYAKDQNTEYSVYNHSLPAMGPKYYRFFLDKYLSKGNKKPKMVLFAASPKLYATGYGPPLYDPDAKVVKENETIGTYLERRWNEGIEKNFFRTPSKPNVISYSGKQEDANQILWEFFGHRYLHQFTFSELSKQYTGIERLFILSKATPLLYDSYRFHGAIRNALSLSNWKVDKQYKEKSIFCESCENIEAGLCKPSASQLEDNLTIEDQINRHFGKYNISNRLKPELVLFSKQLIRKELDEELKHPNLNFDSNPDFVVLEDLIAYTKEKGIPFGMVYMPWMKERQESPESKALLSKLIIFFQNHPDTKLFFFPDFSYPSERFVDNIHYDCRGEKRVNEEFRQFVLPQVFRFLDSKQKSN; this comes from the coding sequence TTGCGTTCTAAATTTTTAGGCATTGGACTAACCCTATTATTCTTTTTGGTATTAGAAATCGTTGTTCGATTGACTGGTATCCACTACCTTGAACAACCAGAAATCTTTTTTGTAAATCTCAAAAAAAACTTTGTAGAATCAGGTAAAGGTGACGCCGACATACTCGTATTAGGTGATTCTCGTTCCATGGCCCTCTCTGGATATGCAAAGGACCAAAACACAGAATATTCTGTTTATAACCATAGTTTGCCAGCAATGGGACCAAAATACTATCGTTTCTTTTTAGATAAATATTTATCAAAAGGAAACAAAAAACCAAAAATGGTACTTTTTGCCGCCTCGCCAAAGTTATATGCAACTGGATACGGACCTCCTTTGTATGATCCAGATGCAAAAGTTGTCAAAGAAAACGAAACAATTGGAACATACTTAGAAAGAAGATGGAACGAAGGAATTGAAAAAAACTTTTTTCGTACACCTTCAAAACCGAATGTCATCAGTTATAGTGGAAAACAAGAAGACGCTAACCAAATCCTATGGGAATTTTTTGGCCATAGGTATCTCCATCAATTTACATTTTCAGAACTTTCAAAACAATATACTGGTATTGAACGTTTGTTTATTTTATCTAAGGCAACTCCACTTTTATATGATTCTTACAGGTTCCATGGTGCCATACGAAATGCATTAAGCCTTTCGAACTGGAAGGTAGACAAACAATACAAAGAAAAATCTATTTTCTGTGAATCATGTGAAAACATTGAAGCTGGATTATGCAAACCATCAGCTTCACAATTGGAAGACAATCTCACAATCGAAGACCAAATCAATCGACATTTTGGAAAATACAATATCTCTAATCGATTGAAACCAGAGTTGGTTTTATTTTCAAAACAACTGATTCGAAAAGAATTGGATGAAGAATTAAAACATCCCAATTTGAATTTTGATTCCAATCCAGATTTTGTCGTATTGGAAGATCTGATCGCCTACACCAAAGAAAAGGGAATTCCATTTGGTATGGTGTATATGCCTTGGATGAAGGAACGCCAAGAATCTCCTGAATCAAAGGCATTACTATCCAAGTTAATTATTTTTTTCCAAAACCACCCCGATACCAAACTCTTTTTCTTTCCTGATTTTTCCTACCCTTCAGAGCGTTTTGTAGATAATATCCATTACGATTGCCGAGGGGAAAAACGGGTAAACGAAGAATTCCGCCAATTTGTCCTCCCACAGGTCTTTCGTTTTTTAGATTCCAAACAAAAATCCAATTGA
- a CDS encoding caspase family protein, whose product MMFSLRNIFVCILTAYLIGLPVFAQNRYALFIGTNYKGNTAKIPELNLCEADANFLKEKIQKKGNFKDIKVLLGSMVTRDNVKNAISQLGKVVGKEDSVFLYFSGHGMYMKDAKAKNGMRNYLICYDRPHISDEELNEFLTEIKSPKTVLVMDCCYSGGIAKKGKNTRGAAEIPIAQGNDGVVRQNAEDYFFQDKAVISSSDDDQTSIEVGGTINHGIFTYNFGNALEKADLNKDSVVTALEAFFVAKEETVKMARQFSHEQTPQVSGNAAGIFLSGAPKPQTPPPKPPNVVVNVPITPVETTTPNNQTTTPVAPEPEPTPANETTVVIPPITEVEPPAPPSVSTGNILIRTSIIRDKSYGGAATKSPYDLLNKQGKLRSSTPEDKVRAIKVLVDDQEYKAQVTTEKSKIWGSITKNGTLIPGDIYNVKIDNLPAGVHQIEIRADNYPIYKTATAVIPKQTVTVDAMSSMDGFGAIRGRVFFKTLDNPIEKHPIYMPTVVSTNQIFKVTTDKDGYFWFTNLKPGKYEIRASFMEEMKLENSEIVVKPGEVTTVEIILNKKLSYTKTKY is encoded by the coding sequence ATCATGTTTTCGTTACGAAACATATTTGTTTGTATTCTAACTGCCTATCTCATCGGTTTACCGGTGTTTGCGCAGAACCGTTATGCGTTGTTCATAGGAACGAACTACAAAGGGAACACGGCAAAGATCCCCGAGTTGAATCTCTGTGAAGCAGATGCGAATTTTTTAAAAGAGAAGATCCAAAAAAAAGGAAACTTCAAGGATATCAAAGTCCTGTTAGGTTCCATGGTGACTCGAGACAATGTCAAAAACGCTATCTCTCAATTGGGAAAAGTGGTTGGGAAAGAAGATTCCGTCTTTTTGTATTTCTCAGGGCATGGAATGTACATGAAAGATGCGAAAGCCAAAAATGGAATGCGTAACTATTTAATTTGTTACGATCGCCCGCATATTTCTGATGAAGAACTCAATGAATTTTTAACCGAAATCAAATCTCCAAAAACAGTCCTTGTGATGGATTGTTGTTATTCTGGGGGGATTGCTAAAAAAGGAAAAAACACTCGTGGTGCCGCAGAGATCCCAATTGCCCAAGGCAATGATGGGGTTGTCCGTCAAAATGCTGAAGATTATTTTTTCCAAGACAAAGCAGTGATCTCTTCATCGGATGATGACCAAACTTCCATTGAAGTCGGAGGCACCATCAACCATGGTATCTTCACTTATAACTTTGGAAATGCATTGGAAAAAGCAGACCTTAACAAAGACAGCGTTGTCACTGCTTTGGAAGCCTTCTTTGTGGCAAAAGAGGAAACGGTAAAGATGGCCCGCCAATTCAGCCACGAACAAACCCCACAAGTCTCAGGGAATGCGGCTGGGATTTTCCTTTCTGGAGCACCGAAGCCACAAACACCTCCACCCAAACCACCAAATGTTGTTGTGAATGTTCCCATCACACCTGTAGAAACAACCACACCAAACAACCAAACAACAACCCCTGTGGCACCAGAGCCGGAACCAACTCCGGCCAACGAAACAACGGTTGTGATCCCACCAATCACAGAAGTGGAACCACCGGCTCCACCATCTGTTTCGACTGGGAATATCCTGATCCGTACGTCGATCATCCGAGATAAATCTTACGGAGGAGCTGCCACAAAATCTCCTTATGACCTCCTCAACAAACAAGGCAAACTGAGATCCTCAACTCCAGAAGACAAAGTGCGTGCGATCAAAGTCCTCGTCGATGACCAGGAATACAAAGCGCAAGTCACAACCGAAAAATCAAAAATTTGGGGTTCTATCACTAAAAATGGAACGTTAATCCCTGGTGATATTTACAATGTCAAAATTGACAATTTACCAGCAGGTGTTCACCAGATAGAGATTCGTGCGGACAATTATCCGATCTACAAAACAGCCACCGCTGTGATTCCAAAACAAACCGTGACCGTCGATGCGATGAGTTCGATGGATGGATTTGGTGCGATTCGTGGGCGAGTGTTTTTCAAAACATTGGATAACCCCATCGAAAAACACCCTATTTATATGCCAACAGTGGTATCAACAAACCAAATCTTTAAGGTCACAACTGACAAAGACGGATACTTTTGGTTTACCAACCTAAAACCAGGGAAATACGAAATCAGAGCGAGTTTTATGGAAGAAATGAAACTCGAAAACTCGGAGATTGTCGTGAAACCTGGGGAAGTGACAACGGTAGAAATCATCCTCAATAAAAAATTGAGTTATACCAAAACCAAATACTAA
- a CDS encoding LIC_10421 family protein translates to MKTTKIIATGILAMGLATANLHALDTNDRLELLESAMIEQATTPAQKSAVSEYLANVAKEKTELAQALRERAGSTRGGKALSQMNEKKELLRRAEALEKEAKKYQTVSMDLHSESMQVAQN, encoded by the coding sequence ATGAAAACAACAAAAATAATCGCAACAGGGATCTTGGCAATGGGACTTGCAACAGCAAATCTTCATGCGTTAGACACAAACGACAGATTGGAACTTTTGGAGTCTGCTATGATTGAACAAGCAACCACTCCAGCGCAAAAATCTGCAGTTTCAGAATACCTTGCGAATGTTGCAAAAGAAAAAACAGAATTGGCCCAAGCCCTTCGTGAAAGAGCTGGTTCAACTCGTGGTGGTAAAGCTCTTAGCCAAATGAACGAGAAGAAGGAACTCCTTCGCCGTGCTGAGGCTCTTGAAAAAGAAGCTAAAAAATACCAAACTGTCTCTATGGACCTTCATTCAGAGTCCATGCAGGTAGCACAAAACTAA
- a CDS encoding cell division protein FtsQ/DivIB: protein MVDTPQEIKEKRFGRVIPILLVLSGLLALGLIFRWGRPVKPVERLEWEGLQYLSPPDLLDYLGTDRESPNMGEWKDWEKKLSNHPRVNKVRITRDPDGFLLIHIEEKVAEFVIHVGSSLYEVDESLEILSRDQVLNTHLIVVSGPFTVGEHKLEGRQIFDITKEMRYALSLYPALSTRISELVAERDGNYTMFLKSPKPMKVFLGDKLELNSFRKLYASLAYMESESIKAVTIDLRGEDAVYH, encoded by the coding sequence ATGGTTGACACCCCCCAAGAAATCAAAGAAAAACGATTTGGGCGTGTGATTCCGATCCTTCTTGTCCTTTCAGGGCTTTTGGCTCTTGGACTTATTTTTCGATGGGGAAGGCCTGTCAAACCTGTGGAACGTTTGGAATGGGAAGGATTACAATACCTTTCTCCTCCAGATCTTTTGGACTACTTAGGGACAGATAGAGAATCACCAAACATGGGTGAGTGGAAAGATTGGGAAAAAAAACTCTCAAACCATCCTCGTGTGAATAAAGTTCGAATCACAAGGGATCCAGATGGATTTTTATTGATTCATATAGAGGAGAAAGTCGCAGAATTTGTCATACATGTAGGAAGTTCTCTTTATGAAGTGGATGAAAGTTTAGAAATTTTATCCCGTGACCAAGTCCTGAATACTCACTTAATCGTGGTAAGTGGACCATTTACTGTAGGAGAACACAAACTAGAAGGCCGACAGATTTTTGATATAACTAAAGAAATGCGATACGCCCTTTCCCTTTACCCAGCATTATCCACTCGAATCTCCGAACTTGTCGCTGAACGTGACGGTAATTATACTATGTTTTTAAAATCACCAAAACCTATGAAAGTTTTTTTAGGTGATAAATTAGAACTCAATAGCTTCCGCAAATTGTATGCATCACTTGCCTACATGGAATCAGAATCTATCAAAGCTGTAACAATTGATTTGAGGGGAGAAGACGCCGTTTACCATTAG
- the ftsA gene encoding cell division protein FtsA, whose protein sequence is MIEDDSPIITALDLGSSLVKVVIGRLLGDHEIEIIGTGVYPSTGIKNGSIVNIETTTKSIIEAFGDAELMAGQEITSVVVNVSGKSVHGFNEKGIIAVTNRERIVSEMDIMRVVEAAQAVHVPNDQQVIHVLTKEFKVDDQVNIKDPIGMTGVRLEAEVHIVSCGNTALNNIDRCVEQSGLLQMDKVLSSLASSEAILTAGEKDLGTAVVDIGAGICDIIIYVDGGIAFSSVVPFGGFHITSDISIGLKTTVETAEIIKKRYGHTRIDMVDPTEKFEIPSISGRPARSVFRQELVEILEPRVREILEMIDHELIRSGYKASLAGGVILTGGTSLLQGIESTAEEVLQLSVGRAKPAGLSGLVERIASPEYATAVGLIKYSSKIQNLEQKNMHTVSEGEGWMKKVRRWMENNL, encoded by the coding sequence ATGATAGAAGATGATTCCCCCATCATAACTGCATTGGATTTAGGTTCTTCACTCGTGAAGGTTGTCATTGGGCGACTTCTCGGAGACCATGAAATCGAAATCATTGGAACTGGTGTTTATCCATCAACAGGGATCAAAAATGGATCCATCGTGAACATTGAAACAACTACTAAGTCGATCATTGAAGCTTTTGGTGATGCGGAGCTTATGGCAGGCCAAGAGATCACTTCCGTTGTCGTAAATGTTTCTGGTAAATCTGTTCATGGTTTTAATGAAAAAGGAATCATTGCTGTTACAAATCGTGAGCGGATAGTTTCTGAAATGGATATCATGCGCGTTGTGGAAGCTGCTCAAGCTGTACATGTTCCCAATGACCAACAAGTCATCCATGTCCTCACTAAAGAATTCAAAGTTGATGACCAAGTAAACATCAAAGATCCGATTGGTATGACCGGCGTTAGGTTAGAAGCTGAAGTTCATATTGTATCTTGCGGCAATACGGCACTAAACAATATTGATCGATGTGTGGAACAATCAGGTCTTCTACAAATGGATAAAGTACTGTCGAGTTTGGCTTCCTCTGAAGCCATTTTAACTGCTGGTGAAAAAGATTTAGGTACTGCGGTTGTTGATATTGGCGCAGGGATTTGTGACATCATAATTTATGTAGATGGGGGAATCGCATTTTCTTCTGTTGTACCGTTTGGTGGATTCCACATTACCAGTGATATATCCATCGGTTTAAAAACGACTGTTGAAACAGCTGAGATCATTAAAAAAAGATATGGTCATACCAGAATTGATATGGTTGATCCAACAGAAAAATTTGAGATTCCATCCATTTCGGGTAGGCCTGCCAGATCTGTGTTTCGCCAAGAACTCGTAGAAATTTTAGAACCCAGAGTTCGTGAAATCTTAGAAATGATCGACCATGAACTCATTCGTTCAGGTTATAAAGCAAGTTTGGCAGGTGGAGTGATCCTTACCGGAGGAACTTCACTATTACAAGGAATTGAGTCCACTGCTGAAGAAGTTTTGCAATTATCAGTGGGTCGTGCAAAACCTGCGGGTTTAAGTGGACTTGTGGAGCGAATTGCAAGTCCTGAATATGCAACTGCTGTTGGTCTTATTAAATATAGTTCAAAAATACAAAACTTAGAACAGAAAAACATGCATACCGTTTCCGAAGGAGAGGGATGGATGAAGAAGGTTCGTCGTTGGATGGAGAATAATCTCTGA
- the ftsZ gene encoding cell division protein FtsZ, translating into MLYLEEEKTSPAIIKVIGVGGGGMNAVTRMVNSKMTGVDFIVMNTDEQVLLKSPVEVKIQLGNKVTRGMGAGGDPELGQKAAIEDKERIVSALKGADMVFVTAGMGGGTGTGAAPIIAAIAKELKCLVVGVVTVPFSFEGKRRAELAKQGIDQLRANVDTLITIRNDSIFQVVDKNTPFDMAFRVIDDILLNGVRGISDIINHPGIINVDFADVKTIMKDTGDAILGVGEGRGETRVSEAVEQAINNSLLEDSSIQGAQSLLINVTGGSDLTIHEWNEVSQIITAQADPNANIIIGLNEDESLTDQIRVTVIATGFSKKGKQYQREQKVVGSEETISPMVYLRKPEEKDSGFSRESEVVKGIRQTGRSIGGTQKQSSPFQKYGEDYDIPTFLRKKND; encoded by the coding sequence ATGTTATACCTAGAAGAAGAAAAAACGAGCCCAGCTATTATTAAAGTCATTGGAGTTGGTGGTGGCGGAATGAATGCCGTCACAAGAATGGTAAATTCTAAAATGACTGGTGTTGACTTCATTGTGATGAACACCGACGAACAAGTATTACTCAAATCTCCTGTTGAAGTCAAAATCCAACTGGGTAACAAAGTTACTCGTGGGATGGGTGCTGGTGGTGATCCAGAACTAGGACAAAAAGCTGCCATTGAAGATAAAGAACGAATTGTTTCGGCACTAAAGGGTGCTGACATGGTATTTGTTACGGCAGGAATGGGTGGTGGTACTGGAACTGGCGCTGCTCCCATCATTGCAGCGATTGCGAAGGAACTCAAATGTTTGGTTGTAGGAGTGGTAACAGTTCCATTTTCGTTTGAAGGCAAACGCCGTGCTGAACTTGCCAAACAAGGGATCGACCAACTCCGTGCCAATGTAGACACACTCATTACGATTCGAAATGATTCTATCTTCCAAGTGGTAGATAAAAATACACCATTTGATATGGCGTTTAGAGTGATCGACGATATCTTGTTAAATGGTGTACGCGGGATCAGTGATATCATCAATCACCCTGGAATCATCAACGTAGATTTTGCCGATGTCAAAACGATCATGAAAGATACTGGGGATGCAATTTTAGGTGTGGGTGAAGGACGAGGTGAGACTCGTGTGAGTGAAGCTGTGGAACAAGCCATCAACAATTCTCTATTGGAAGACTCGAGTATTCAAGGTGCACAATCCCTTCTCATCAATGTAACAGGTGGAAGTGACCTCACCATCCATGAATGGAATGAAGTTTCACAAATCATCACAGCACAAGCGGATCCAAATGCCAACATCATCATTGGTTTGAATGAAGACGAGAGCCTTACGGACCAAATCCGAGTCACTGTCATTGCGACTGGATTTTCCAAAAAAGGAAAACAATACCAAAGAGAACAAAAGGTTGTGGGTTCCGAAGAAACCATCTCACCTATGGTGTACTTACGAAAACCAGAAGAAAAAGATTCTGGATTTTCTAGGGAATCAGAAGTGGTGAAAGGAATTCGCCAAACAGGCCGTAGCATTGGCGGTACACAAAAACAATCCTCCCCCTTTCAAAAATACGGAGAGGATTACGATATTCCCACTTTTCTAAGAAAGAAAAACGATTAA
- a CDS encoding penicillin-binding protein activator LpoB, giving the protein MKQILFSFLLVGFLFQCSSSPKRLDNADDYISDSGGLTSQELVKAAEKLAGQIGEYFKENPHEEGVFVAHFPTRNDTSEQIQTELFDNAFVSKLIKNKIYTVRTKNREQSLNEIQFSLSGLTSNRLSIGKLKSPNFFVRCDINENMFTSNGEKIVEQSINIELVEVETTIAVWSEKVSYRKLAVRGNKGVSW; this is encoded by the coding sequence ATGAAACAAATTCTATTCTCCTTTCTCTTAGTAGGATTCTTATTCCAGTGCAGCAGTAGTCCCAAAAGACTTGACAATGCTGATGATTATATCTCCGACTCAGGTGGACTGACTAGCCAAGAATTGGTGAAAGCGGCCGAAAAATTAGCAGGCCAAATTGGGGAGTACTTCAAAGAAAACCCACATGAAGAAGGTGTTTTTGTGGCACACTTCCCTACGCGTAACGATACATCGGAACAAATTCAAACGGAACTGTTTGACAATGCATTTGTTTCCAAACTCATTAAAAACAAAATTTACACAGTACGAACTAAAAACAGAGAACAATCTTTGAACGAAATCCAGTTCAGTTTGTCCGGACTCACTTCCAACCGGCTTTCCATCGGAAAACTCAAATCTCCTAACTTTTTTGTTCGTTGTGACATCAACGAAAACATGTTCACTTCCAATGGAGAAAAAATTGTGGAGCAATCCATCAATATTGAACTAGTCGAAGTAGAAACTACCATTGCAGTATGGTCAGAAAAAGTATCTTACCGAAAATTAGCAGTTCGAGGTAACAAAGGGGTTAGTTGGTAA
- the nadA gene encoding quinolinate synthase NadA, whose translation MSLVTKDQLVQKLNPIYLPHEIEERILPLAEEINRLKKEKNAVILGHNYMTPDVFWGVSDIIGDSLYLSKMAKETTADLILFNGVHFMAETAKILSPEKKVLIADPKAGCSLAESITREDVKALKAKYPGVPVVTYVNCSAEVKAETDVCCTSANAVQIVNAVEGDTVIFLPDEYLAGNVRNQTSKTIISHPGRCMVHEMYTPEDIRSTKRLFPGGVTVITHPECHEDVVKEADFSGSTSQMVDFIRKSKTDKIMLVTECSMGDNLRAEFPEKEFVSTCQTCPHMKKITLEKVRDALLKEQFEIFLDAEVIRLAQKSVNRMLELSYKK comes from the coding sequence ATGTCACTCGTAACCAAAGACCAATTGGTCCAAAAACTAAATCCCATCTATTTGCCACATGAAATTGAGGAACGAATTCTCCCACTTGCAGAAGAGATCAATCGACTGAAAAAAGAAAAAAATGCAGTGATCCTTGGACATAACTATATGACCCCTGATGTGTTTTGGGGGGTGTCAGATATCATTGGAGATTCTTTGTATCTTTCCAAGATGGCAAAGGAAACAACTGCCGATCTCATTTTGTTCAATGGGGTTCACTTTATGGCAGAAACTGCCAAAATCCTTTCTCCTGAAAAAAAGGTTTTGATTGCTGATCCAAAAGCCGGTTGTTCCCTTGCGGAATCCATCACACGGGAAGATGTTAAAGCACTCAAAGCAAAATATCCAGGTGTTCCTGTTGTAACCTATGTCAACTGTTCGGCGGAAGTCAAAGCAGAAACAGATGTATGTTGTACTTCTGCCAATGCCGTACAAATTGTGAATGCAGTGGAAGGGGATACGGTGATCTTTTTGCCTGATGAATATTTGGCAGGAAATGTTCGCAACCAAACCTCAAAAACGATCATCTCTCATCCAGGAAGATGTATGGTTCACGAAATGTACACTCCAGAAGACATTCGTTCCACAAAACGGTTGTTCCCTGGTGGAGTCACTGTCATCACTCACCCTGAATGCCATGAGGATGTCGTCAAAGAAGCCGATTTTTCTGGGTCTACTTCCCAAATGGTAGATTTCATTCGCAAAAGCAAAACAGATAAAATTATGCTTGTGACAGAGTGTTCGATGGGTGATAATTTGCGCGCGGAATTCCCTGAAAAAGAATTTGTCTCTACTTGCCAAACATGCCCACATATGAAAAAGATTACATTGGAAAAAGTAAGGGATGCACTTTTAAAAGAACAATTTGAAATCTTTTTAGATGCAGAAGTGATACGCCTTGCCCAAAAATCAGTGAATCGAATGTTAGAGTTGAGTTATAAAAAATAA
- the ispF gene encoding 2-C-methyl-D-erythritol 2,4-cyclodiphosphate synthase: MFKIGNGIDFHKLIHEPFRPLVLAGVEVKSEFAFLGHSDADVILHAVADAILGALALGDIGVHFPDTDPQYKNMKSTRIVEKCLELLEEKKFKLVNVDCTYVGDHPKINPIRHELNASLANITKLPLDCVSIKATTSEGMGALGRSEGVMVMATVLIESTKKHH; this comes from the coding sequence ATGTTTAAAATTGGAAACGGAATCGATTTTCATAAATTAATCCACGAACCCTTTCGTCCTTTGGTACTGGCAGGAGTTGAGGTAAAATCTGAATTTGCCTTTCTCGGTCATAGTGATGCAGATGTGATTTTACATGCAGTGGCAGATGCGATTTTAGGTGCACTTGCTTTGGGAGATATTGGGGTTCATTTCCCTGACACTGACCCGCAATACAAAAATATGAAATCCACTCGTATTGTTGAAAAATGTTTGGAACTATTGGAAGAAAAAAAATTCAAACTGGTTAATGTGGACTGCACCTATGTTGGAGACCATCCCAAAATTAATCCAATCCGGCATGAGTTAAATGCATCTTTAGCGAATATCACCAAACTTCCGTTAGACTGTGTTTCAATCAAAGCAACCACTTCGGAAGGAATGGGTGCATTAGGAAGAAGTGAAGGTGTGATGGTGATGGCAACTGTGCTGATTGAAAGCACAAAAAAACACCACTAG